A genomic region of Thermodesulfobium narugense DSM 14796 contains the following coding sequences:
- the fliK gene encoding flagellar hook-length control protein FliK, producing MNSLPLVNLPIVQSGNSVSNQNQSSISQDEAFSSILEQIVSEATQNETNVAQSSQTNVQAPTSKSQLQSGNESSDQSVSGQMQPSVVPISVSNQMPIINLPVQILALQGSNSSQDQISTQSSLKEQTNASINTLTQPNTQILGPLQDVQLVSIQPPNILLTNQSKDLGNLINNDNMPASVPVSESTVINQLLSNVLNSPPVSNSQINSVATNSQSNSNVSSTLQTSNQTPFLLDTQLNIFQAQSAPQSTPVQAANSTLSNQLAQNNIVPNFSYIQTLQTPGSMSQDNSGANAATLNTLSNLSQNLETISNKSSSILQLMPNLQVVINQSNLPNSVTGPLLSSQNLNQEAFIYQNQVAAQNISNNITSQILSNLSIPSSVNSQISAANILSRQIISNFNQTNSLSNSPDSKLTSTNEAILSGLPNVSISNSSNMVMPNQGISYHSISLDAYQKIQNMMQDLRFNSPKDIEFLLEPPDLGKVKLNVSLDKATNSVNMTFFVVDDLAKHAILSNMQDFRQILQSNGFATNNVNVYVNSDQKGQGFSQDFSHVIYPLDNNNNVSLDTALITGIQSLKSGVDIRV from the coding sequence TTGAATTCCTTGCCTTTAGTTAATTTGCCCATAGTGCAGTCTGGCAATTCTGTGTCAAATCAGAATCAGTCATCTATCTCACAGGACGAAGCCTTCTCTTCGATTTTAGAACAAATTGTTAGCGAAGCTACTCAAAATGAGACTAATGTAGCTCAAAGCTCACAAACCAATGTCCAAGCACCTACATCAAAATCTCAATTGCAATCTGGAAATGAAAGTAGCGATCAGAGCGTTTCAGGACAAATGCAACCTTCTGTCGTGCCAATTTCAGTATCAAATCAAATGCCAATTATAAATTTGCCAGTTCAAATTCTTGCTCTTCAGGGCTCAAATTCATCTCAGGATCAAATCAGCACTCAAAGCTCTTTAAAAGAGCAAACTAACGCAAGCATCAATACTCTTACTCAACCGAATACCCAGATCCTAGGACCACTGCAAGACGTTCAATTAGTTTCTATACAGCCACCTAATATTTTACTCACAAACCAAAGTAAAGATCTTGGTAATTTAATAAATAATGACAATATGCCTGCTAGTGTTCCTGTTTCTGAAAGCACTGTTATAAACCAGTTACTTTCAAATGTTTTAAATTCTCCTCCTGTCTCAAATTCTCAAATAAATAGTGTTGCAACTAATTCTCAAAGTAACTCTAATGTATCAAGTACTTTGCAAACAAGTAATCAAACTCCATTCTTATTAGATACCCAATTAAATATTTTTCAAGCACAATCAGCGCCTCAAAGTACACCTGTCCAAGCTGCTAATTCCACACTTTCTAATCAGCTAGCTCAGAACAATATTGTGCCTAATTTTAGCTATATTCAAACATTACAAACCCCTGGCAGTATGTCTCAGGATAATTCTGGAGCAAATGCTGCTACCTTAAATACTTTGTCAAATCTTTCGCAAAATTTAGAGACAATTTCTAACAAATCATCTAGCATCCTACAGTTAATGCCAAATTTGCAAGTCGTTATAAATCAATCAAATTTGCCAAATTCTGTTACAGGACCTCTTTTATCTTCTCAGAACCTAAACCAAGAAGCCTTTATCTACCAAAATCAGGTTGCGGCACAAAATATCTCAAACAATATTACTTCTCAGATACTCAGCAACTTAAGTATACCCTCTTCTGTGAACTCTCAAATTAGTGCTGCTAACATTCTCTCCCGACAAATAATCTCCAACTTTAATCAGACAAATTCTTTGTCTAATTCACCTGATAGCAAATTAACAAGTACAAATGAAGCTATTCTTTCAGGCTTGCCTAATGTTTCTATATCAAATAGCAGTAATATGGTGATGCCAAATCAGGGGATATCTTATCACTCCATTTCACTCGACGCTTATCAAAAGATTCAGAATATGATGCAGGATTTGAGATTTAATTCTCCAAAGGATATAGAATTTTTGCTAGAACCGCCAGATTTGGGCAAAGTAAAATTAAACGTTTCACTTGATAAGGCTACAAACTCTGTAAACATGACGTTTTTTGTTGTAGACGATCTTGCAAAGCACGCCATTTTGTCAAATATGCAAGATTTTAGGCAGATTTTGCAGTCAAATGGTTTTGCAACAAATAACGTAAACGTCTATGTAAACTCTGATCAAAAAGGCCAAGGATTCAGTCAGGATTTCAGTCACGTAATTTATCCTTTAGATAATAATAATAAT